Proteins from a single region of Streptomyces sp. HUAS 15-9:
- a CDS encoding lamin tail domain-containing protein, producing MFTFDEPDVIISDLRYLGNGTGQPDEYIEILNKGGAPQDLTGWVVESKPTGHVYAFPPGTVIQPGQRYRVYTDEVRQEFGGLSFGSSEQVWRDEGGIGRLVHNGFVVDQYPYLDKGFNKTAAP from the coding sequence ATGTTCACCTTCGACGAGCCGGACGTGATCATCTCCGACCTGCGCTACCTGGGCAACGGCACGGGCCAGCCCGACGAGTACATCGAGATCCTCAACAAGGGCGGCGCGCCCCAGGACCTGACCGGCTGGGTCGTGGAGTCCAAGCCCACCGGGCATGTCTACGCCTTCCCCCCGGGGACGGTCATCCAGCCCGGCCAGCGCTACAGGGTCTACACCGACGAGGTCCGCCAGGAGTTCGGCGGACTCTCCTTCGGCTCCTCCGAGCAGGTCTGGCGTGACGAGGGCGGCATCGGCCGCCTGGTCCACAACGGCTTCGTCGTGGACCAGTACCCCTACCTCGACAAGGGCTTCAACAAGACGGCCGCGCCGTAG
- the htpG gene encoding molecular chaperone HtpG, whose protein sequence is MPTETFEFQVEARQLLQLMIHSVYSNKDVFLRELVSNASDALDKLRLAALRDDTLDADTSDLHVEIEIDQDARTLTVRDNGIGMSYDEVGRLIGTIANSGTAAFLEELKEAQDAAGAEKLIGQFGVGFYSGFMVADEMTLVTRRAGESSGTRWTSRGEGTYTLESADDAPQGTAVTLHLKPADPENQLHDYTSVWTVKEIVKRYSDFITWPIRLVPGAGDGEGTSDPETLNSMKALWARARDEVSDDEYHELYKHVSHDWRDPLETIRLQAEGTFEYQALLFLPAHAPHDLFTRDFRRGLQLYVKRVLIMDDCEALLPPYLRFVKGVVDAHDLSLNVSREILQQDRHIRLIQRRLTKKVLSSVKEMKANDADKYGTFWREFGPVLKEGLLGDPDNRDALLAVASFASTHAPDEATTLQQYVERMKDGQDDIYYMTGESRQSIENSPHMEAFRARGVEVLLLTDPVDEVWVDAVGEVEGKRLRSVAKGEIDLDVRDGEEADGEREKQAEAYAGLLGWMKEQLGEDVKDVRLSTRLTVSPACVVSDSHDLTPALENMYRAMGQDVPTAKRILELNPGHLLVQGLNQAYKDREDHAELVETAVLLHGLALLAEGGQPTEPARFVKLVAERLERTL, encoded by the coding sequence ATGCCGACCGAAACGTTTGAGTTCCAGGTTGAGGCCCGTCAGCTGCTCCAGCTGATGATCCACTCGGTCTACTCGAACAAGGATGTCTTTCTACGGGAGCTCGTCTCCAACGCCTCCGACGCGCTCGACAAGCTGCGCCTGGCCGCGCTGCGGGACGACACCCTCGACGCCGACACGTCCGACCTGCATGTCGAGATCGAGATCGATCAGGATGCCCGTACGCTCACCGTGCGGGACAACGGCATCGGGATGTCGTACGACGAGGTCGGCCGGCTCATCGGCACCATCGCCAACTCGGGCACGGCCGCCTTCCTGGAGGAGCTGAAGGAGGCCCAGGACGCGGCTGGGGCCGAGAAACTCATCGGGCAGTTCGGCGTCGGCTTCTACTCCGGCTTCATGGTGGCCGACGAGATGACCCTGGTGACCCGGCGGGCCGGGGAGAGCAGCGGCACCCGCTGGACGTCGCGCGGCGAGGGCACCTACACCCTGGAGTCCGCCGACGACGCGCCGCAGGGCACCGCCGTCACACTCCACCTCAAGCCCGCCGACCCCGAGAACCAGCTGCACGACTACACCTCCGTCTGGACGGTCAAGGAGATCGTCAAGCGGTACTCCGACTTCATCACCTGGCCGATCCGGCTCGTCCCGGGGGCCGGCGACGGCGAGGGCACGTCCGACCCCGAGACGCTGAACTCGATGAAGGCGCTGTGGGCACGCGCGCGCGACGAGGTGTCCGACGACGAGTACCACGAGCTGTACAAGCACGTCAGCCACGACTGGCGCGACCCGCTGGAGACGATCCGCCTCCAGGCGGAGGGCACCTTCGAATACCAGGCTCTCCTGTTCCTCCCGGCGCACGCACCGCACGACCTGTTCACCCGGGACTTCCGGCGCGGCCTCCAGCTGTACGTCAAGCGCGTACTGATCATGGACGACTGCGAGGCGCTGCTGCCGCCGTACCTCCGCTTCGTCAAGGGTGTCGTCGACGCGCACGACCTCTCGCTGAACGTCTCCCGAGAGATCCTCCAGCAGGACCGGCACATCCGGTTGATCCAGCGTCGGCTGACCAAGAAGGTGCTGTCCTCCGTCAAGGAGATGAAGGCCAACGACGCCGACAAGTACGGGACATTCTGGCGGGAGTTCGGCCCAGTCCTGAAGGAGGGGCTGCTCGGCGACCCGGACAACCGTGACGCCCTGCTCGCCGTGGCGTCCTTCGCGAGTACGCACGCACCGGACGAGGCGACCACGCTCCAGCAGTACGTGGAGCGGATGAAGGACGGCCAGGACGACATCTACTACATGACCGGCGAGTCCCGGCAGAGCATCGAGAACTCCCCGCACATGGAGGCGTTCCGGGCCCGGGGCGTCGAGGTCCTGCTGCTCACCGACCCCGTCGACGAGGTGTGGGTCGACGCGGTGGGGGAGGTCGAGGGCAAGCGGCTGCGGTCCGTCGCCAAGGGCGAGATCGATCTCGACGTCCGGGACGGCGAAGAGGCCGACGGCGAGCGGGAGAAGCAGGCCGAGGCGTACGCCGGTCTGCTCGGCTGGATGAAGGAGCAACTGGGGGAGGACGTGAAGGACGTACGTCTCTCGACGCGGCTCACCGTCTCCCCGGCCTGTGTCGTCTCCGACTCCCACGACCTCACTCCGGCGCTGGAGAACATGTACCGGGCGATGGGCCAGGACGTGCCGACGGCGAAGCGGATCCTCGAGCTGAACCCCGGACACCTGCTTGTGCAGGGCCTGAACCAGGCGTACAAGGACCGTGAGGATCACGCCGAACTCGTTGAGACCGCCGTGCTGTTGCACGGTCTGGCGCTGCTCGCGGAGGGCGGCCAGCCGACGGAGCCCGCCCGTTTCGTGAAGCTGGTGGCTGAGCGACTGGAACGCACGCTCTAG
- a CDS encoding VOC family protein, protein MTSRLNPYLSFDGDARQAMEFYKEVFGGTLDLNVFGDFGQQDAPFADKIMHGMLETPSGFTLMGADTPPGMERTIGDNFAVSLSGDDDAELRGYWEKLSAGGSVSVPLEKQMWGDVFGMCKDRFGVPWMVDIGGSES, encoded by the coding sequence ATGACCTCGCGGCTCAACCCCTACCTCAGCTTCGACGGCGATGCCCGGCAGGCGATGGAGTTCTACAAGGAGGTCTTCGGCGGCACCCTGGACCTGAACGTCTTCGGTGACTTCGGCCAGCAGGACGCCCCCTTCGCCGACAAGATCATGCACGGCATGCTGGAGACCCCGAGCGGCTTCACCCTGATGGGTGCCGACACCCCGCCGGGTATGGAGCGCACCATCGGCGACAACTTCGCGGTGAGCCTGAGCGGCGACGACGACGCCGAGCTGCGCGGCTACTGGGAGAAGCTGTCCGCGGGCGGCTCCGTGTCCGTTCCGCTGGAGAAGCAGATGTGGGGCGATGTGTTCGGCATGTGCAAGGACCGCTTCGGGGTCCCCTGGATGGTCGACATCGGCGGGTCCGAGAGCTGA
- a CDS encoding NAD(P)-dependent alcohol dehydrogenase: MAPEGKTMKSIVQDRYGSAPEDVLRLAQTDRPTIQRDEVLVKVYAASVDRGTWHVMAGLPYPVRAAGFGLRRPKYANPGRALAGTVEAVGADVTGVKPGDEVFGIGSSSFAEYASARADKLAPKPANLSFGQAAAVPVSGLTALQAVRDRGRVGPGQKVLTVGASGGVGSFAVPIAKAYGAEVTAVCSTAKTTLVSALGADHVIDYTRADVADGTLRYDVILDIAGNRRLSHLRRALTPRGRLVIVGGETDGRWLGGTDRQLRAQLLSPFVGQTLGTFITSENGQDLLAIRELIESGKVTPAVDRTYPIDEVAAAVRHLLDGQARGKLVIGVQAPTGGV; this comes from the coding sequence ATGGCACCCGAGGGGAAGACCATGAAGTCGATCGTCCAGGACCGGTACGGTTCCGCTCCCGAGGACGTTCTCCGGCTCGCACAGACCGACAGGCCCACGATCCAGCGGGACGAGGTCCTGGTGAAGGTGTACGCGGCCAGCGTGGACCGGGGCACCTGGCATGTGATGGCCGGCCTGCCCTACCCCGTCCGAGCGGCGGGGTTCGGTCTGCGCCGGCCGAAGTACGCCAACCCGGGCCGCGCCCTGGCCGGCACGGTCGAAGCGGTCGGCGCCGACGTGACCGGTGTCAAGCCGGGAGACGAGGTGTTCGGCATCGGCAGCAGCTCGTTCGCCGAGTACGCATCCGCCCGCGCCGACAAGCTCGCCCCCAAGCCGGCAAACCTCTCCTTCGGCCAGGCGGCCGCGGTACCCGTCTCCGGACTCACCGCCCTGCAGGCCGTTCGCGACCGGGGACGGGTGGGGCCGGGCCAGAAGGTGCTGACCGTGGGAGCGTCGGGGGGAGTGGGCAGCTTCGCCGTGCCCATCGCCAAGGCGTACGGAGCCGAGGTGACGGCCGTGTGCAGCACCGCGAAGACCACCCTGGTCAGCGCTCTCGGCGCAGACCATGTCATCGACTACACCCGAGCGGACGTCGCTGACGGCACCCTCCGTTACGACGTGATCCTGGACATCGCAGGCAACCGCCGGCTGTCACATCTGCGCCGCGCCCTCACCCCGAGGGGCCGACTCGTGATCGTCGGCGGCGAGACCGACGGACGGTGGCTCGGAGGGACGGACCGCCAGCTCCGGGCTCAGCTGCTGTCCCCGTTCGTCGGCCAGACGCTCGGCACCTTCATCACGTCGGAGAACGGCCAGGACCTGCTGGCCATACGCGAGCTCATCGAGTCCGGCAAGGTCACACCCGCCGTCGATCGGACCTATCCGATCGACGAGGTCGCCGCGGCCGTCCGCCACCTGCTGGACGGGCAGGCCCGCGGCAAGCTCGTCATCGGCGTCCAGGCACCGACGGGAGGAGTCTGA
- a CDS encoding TetR/AcrR family transcriptional regulator, with product MPQRTARDRTPRTPLSRHKVLHAAVALADENGLEALTMRKLGEAVGVEAMSLYTHVANKEDLLDGMIDLVFSEIDLPSDEDDWKTAMRQRAISVRQVLSRHRWAIGLMESRTSPGPASLRHHDAVLGCLRKAGFSVVLTAHAYSALDSYIYGFALQERGLPFDTPDETAQLAQSILSRAAADQYPHLAELTAEHVLRPGYDYTDEFEFGLDLILDGLERAM from the coding sequence ATGCCCCAGCGGACCGCGCGCGACCGAACGCCCCGTACGCCGCTCAGCCGCCACAAGGTGCTGCACGCAGCCGTCGCCCTGGCCGATGAGAACGGACTCGAGGCGCTCACCATGCGCAAGCTCGGCGAGGCCGTCGGGGTCGAGGCGATGTCGCTCTACACCCACGTGGCCAACAAGGAGGATCTCCTCGACGGCATGATCGACCTGGTGTTCAGCGAGATCGATCTCCCGTCCGACGAGGACGACTGGAAGACGGCGATGCGTCAGCGGGCGATCTCGGTCCGCCAGGTCCTGTCCCGCCATCGCTGGGCGATCGGTCTGATGGAGTCACGGACCTCACCCGGTCCGGCATCCCTGCGACACCACGACGCCGTCCTCGGATGCCTCCGCAAGGCAGGGTTCTCCGTCGTGCTGACCGCGCACGCCTACTCGGCCCTCGACAGCTACATCTACGGATTCGCCCTTCAGGAACGCGGCCTGCCCTTCGACACCCCCGACGAGACCGCGCAGCTGGCGCAGTCCATCCTGTCGCGGGCGGCGGCCGACCAGTACCCGCACCTGGCCGAGCTGACGGCCGAGCATGTGCTGCGCCCCGGCTACGACTACACCGACGAGTTCGAATTCGGCCTCGACCTGATCCTCGACGGACTCGAGAGGGCCATGTGA